A window of the Butyricimonas faecalis genome harbors these coding sequences:
- a CDS encoding DcaP family trimeric outer membrane transporter codes for MRKLTLLLLIAISCGFYTGVRAQVNVTSVSEKNDADNLYKMMKEAFPLSFNDPASPRFVFFNKNKNFVFGVGGYVQVQGIYDFNGVPNDNYFTTNTIALKGDQPGGRYGISVGQSRLFFKLVGDTDVGRLVTYMEMEFEGNQSTPILRQAFIKFKGFTIGKTWSTFCDIAAGPATVDEEGPSSEVALRQPQIRYTYDFTDNLEASLALEYVEPSYTEGEFTKYINQRIPDIPMNVKYSFKNGSHLQAGAVLRNMYYKDNIEEKDRIVTGFGVSLSGIWQFAENTSLCFQGVYGKGISNYIQDISGSGLDLVPCATAEGKLKAIRAWGGYIGFSHNWCKALTSNIMYSYARVLDRYGMPATSYKYAQYAAANLFWDFSEYGSCAIEYVFGRRNDFNKDYGNASRINTMIQYRF; via the coding sequence ATGAGAAAATTGACATTGCTATTGTTGATCGCCATCTCTTGTGGATTCTACACGGGGGTACGAGCGCAAGTCAACGTGACTTCCGTTTCAGAAAAAAATGACGCGGATAACCTTTACAAAATGATGAAAGAGGCTTTCCCGTTATCATTCAACGACCCGGCATCCCCAAGATTCGTGTTTTTCAACAAGAATAAAAACTTCGTTTTCGGCGTGGGGGGATATGTGCAAGTACAGGGAATTTACGACTTTAACGGGGTTCCCAATGACAATTATTTTACCACGAACACCATCGCTCTCAAAGGAGATCAACCCGGAGGTAGGTACGGCATTTCAGTCGGGCAATCCCGTTTATTCTTCAAGTTAGTCGGGGATACGGATGTCGGCAGACTGGTGACTTACATGGAAATGGAATTCGAGGGGAACCAGAGTACCCCGATTCTAAGACAAGCTTTTATCAAATTCAAGGGATTCACGATCGGTAAGACCTGGAGCACCTTTTGCGATATTGCCGCAGGACCGGCCACGGTAGACGAGGAAGGCCCTTCCAGCGAAGTAGCGTTACGCCAACCACAGATTCGTTACACGTATGATTTTACTGACAACCTGGAAGCATCCTTGGCCTTGGAATACGTGGAGCCATCCTACACGGAAGGAGAATTTACCAAGTACATCAACCAACGGATTCCGGACATCCCGATGAACGTGAAGTATAGTTTCAAAAACGGGAGTCACCTGCAAGCGGGAGCCGTGTTGAGAAATATGTACTATAAAGATAACATCGAGGAAAAAGACCGGATCGTTACCGGCTTCGGAGTTTCATTGAGTGGTATTTGGCAATTTGCCGAAAATACATCCCTCTGCTTCCAAGGCGTGTACGGGAAAGGCATCTCCAACTACATACAGGATATCTCCGGATCAGGACTTGACCTCGTTCCCTGTGCCACGGCAGAAGGGAAATTAAAAGCAATCCGTGCATGGGGTGGCTACATCGGATTTTCTCACAACTGGTGCAAAGCCCTGACATCAAACATCATGTACAGCTACGCCCGCGTCCTTGACCGTTACGGAATGCCTGCAACATCATACAAATACGCGCAATATGCCGCCGCCAACCTATTCTGGGATTTCAGTGAATACGGTTCCTGTGCCATAGAGTACGTGTTCGGCCGCCGGAATGACTTCAACAAAGATTACGGCAACGCCAGTCGTATCAACACGATGATACAGTACCGGTTCTAA
- a CDS encoding glycine--tRNA ligase: protein MAQEDIFKKLVAHCKEYGYVFQSSEIYDGLAAVYDYGQYGVELKNNIKKYWWDSMVLLHENVVGLDSAIFMHPTIWKASGHVDAFNDPLIDNKDSKKRYRADVLIEEHIAKYDDKIEKDVAKAKKRFGEKFDETLYRQTNPQVLENIRKKEELTARMAKALNDNDLVELRQIIIDNKIVCPISGTCNWTEVRQFNLMFSTEMGSTAEGASKIYLRPETAQGIFVNFLNVQKSGRMKIPFGIAQIGKAFRNEIVARQFIFRMREFEQMEMQFFVRPGSELDWFKKWKETRMSWHQALGFGPEKYRFHDHEKLAHYANAATDIEFRFPFGFKEVEGIHSRTDFDLKRHQEFSGKKIQYFDPELNESYVPYVIETSIGVDRMFLQILSAAYTEEEIVKEDGSKDSRVVLKLPPALAPIKLAVMPLVKKDGLPEKAEEIMKLLRLDFRCQYDEKDSIGKRYRRQDAIGTPFCITIDHQTLEDNAVTIRYRDTMEQERVAIDQLHDILRKKTDLREILKEVKI from the coding sequence ATGGCACAAGAAGATATTTTTAAAAAGCTGGTGGCACACTGTAAAGAATACGGGTACGTGTTCCAGTCATCAGAAATATATGACGGGTTGGCAGCGGTGTACGATTACGGACAATACGGTGTTGAATTGAAAAATAATATTAAAAAATACTGGTGGGATTCCATGGTACTGCTACACGAGAACGTGGTGGGACTGGATTCTGCCATTTTCATGCACCCTACAATCTGGAAGGCTTCCGGACACGTGGACGCGTTCAATGACCCGTTGATTGATAATAAGGATTCAAAAAAGAGATACCGGGCAGACGTACTGATCGAGGAGCATATTGCCAAATATGACGACAAGATCGAAAAAGACGTAGCCAAGGCAAAAAAGAGATTCGGGGAAAAGTTTGACGAAACATTATACCGCCAGACGAACCCGCAAGTGCTGGAAAATATCCGGAAAAAGGAAGAGTTGACAGCCAGAATGGCTAAGGCGTTAAATGACAATGATCTGGTTGAACTTCGTCAGATTATTATTGACAACAAGATTGTTTGCCCGATATCCGGAACTTGCAATTGGACGGAAGTACGTCAATTCAACCTGATGTTCTCCACGGAAATGGGATCTACGGCCGAAGGCGCCAGCAAGATATACCTGCGTCCCGAAACGGCTCAAGGTATTTTCGTGAACTTCTTGAATGTACAGAAATCCGGACGTATGAAGATTCCTTTCGGTATCGCCCAGATCGGTAAAGCTTTCCGCAACGAGATCGTCGCACGCCAATTTATCTTCCGGATGCGTGAATTCGAGCAAATGGAAATGCAATTTTTCGTACGCCCCGGCAGTGAACTCGACTGGTTCAAGAAATGGAAGGAAACCCGTATGAGTTGGCATCAAGCGTTGGGATTCGGACCGGAAAAATACCGGTTCCACGATCACGAGAAGTTGGCGCATTACGCGAATGCAGCCACGGACATCGAGTTCCGTTTCCCATTCGGATTCAAAGAAGTGGAAGGTATCCATTCCCGCACGGACTTTGATTTGAAACGTCACCAAGAGTTCTCCGGAAAAAAAATACAGTACTTCGATCCGGAGTTAAACGAATCATACGTACCTTACGTGATTGAAACATCCATCGGTGTGGACCGGATGTTCCTGCAAATTCTTTCTGCCGCTTACACGGAAGAAGAGATCGTGAAAGAGGACGGATCTAAAGACTCGCGGGTTGTATTGAAATTACCCCCTGCCCTAGCCCCGATCAAGCTGGCCGTGATGCCGCTCGTGAAGAAAGACGGGCTACCCGAAAAGGCAGAAGAGATCATGAAATTGTTGAGACTGGACTTCAGATGCCAATACGACGAGAAAGACTCCATCGGCAAACGCTATCGTCGTCAGGATGCAATCGGAACCCCGTTTTGTATCACCATCGACCACCAGACGCTGGAAGATAACGCCGTCACCATCCGTTACCGGGATACCATGGAACAGGAACGCGTGGCCATCGACCAATTACATGATATTTTGAGAAAAAAGACAGATCTTCGGGAAATTCTGAAAGAAGTCAAAATATAA
- a CDS encoding Na/Pi cotransporter family protein encodes MNYTILDFLQLIGSLGVFLFGMKMMSEALQKVAGNKMRTILAAMTSNRVKGVITGLLITTIIQSSSATTVMVVSFVNAGLLDLVGSIGVIMGANVGTTFTAWLISILGFKISMVSLSLPLIGLSLPLLFSAKRIRKSWGELIIGFGLLFIGLNFLQENMPNIHENPEILNFLHNYTDLGYGSYILFMIIGTVLTILIQSSSATMALTLVMCANGWIGYDIAASMVLGENVGTTITANLAAMVANTTAKRAAFAHFLFNLFGVMWVLAIFPLFLGWVARLSIYLGIGDPFNNVGSVPVALSLFHTCFNVANVLILIWFIKVIAKLVTRIIKSKESADDAFTLKHIKIGLLSTPDASLFQAKQEISHYAKNTLDMYRQVVECLHTPTKDFEKKFNKIDKLEDESDVVEVEIADYLTKVSESKLSTENSQRVRAMFKIVSEIESIADSSLNVAKAIGRRNEQNVEFPEFIDEKLHHMMAIVDESLVVMCTNLSIEYKEVKAKKAYEVEQTINDYRTILQQEHLTAIEEKKYDYATGIIYSDIFFECEKIGDYAINVTEAIKEIGTDN; translated from the coding sequence ATGAATTACACGATTCTCGATTTCTTGCAGTTGATCGGATCATTGGGTGTGTTCCTCTTCGGTATGAAGATGATGAGTGAAGCCTTGCAAAAGGTAGCGGGTAATAAAATGAGGACCATCCTCGCCGCAATGACATCCAATCGCGTGAAAGGTGTGATCACAGGTTTGTTAATCACCACCATCATCCAGAGTTCTTCAGCCACTACCGTAATGGTTGTCAGTTTTGTTAATGCCGGCTTACTCGACCTCGTCGGTTCTATCGGGGTCATCATGGGTGCCAACGTGGGAACCACGTTCACGGCATGGCTCATCTCCATCTTGGGATTCAAGATCAGCATGGTGAGTCTTTCTCTCCCCTTGATCGGGTTGAGTCTGCCCCTGCTTTTCTCGGCCAAACGGATACGCAAGAGCTGGGGGGAATTGATTATCGGTTTCGGACTTCTATTCATTGGCTTGAACTTCCTGCAGGAAAACATGCCGAACATTCATGAAAATCCCGAGATTCTGAATTTTCTACATAATTACACGGATTTAGGTTATGGTTCTTACATCTTGTTCATGATTATCGGAACGGTGCTGACCATCTTGATACAATCATCATCTGCCACGATGGCACTGACTTTGGTCATGTGTGCTAACGGCTGGATCGGGTACGACATCGCTGCTTCCATGGTTTTAGGAGAAAACGTCGGAACCACGATCACGGCAAACCTTGCCGCCATGGTTGCCAACACGACAGCCAAAAGAGCCGCGTTCGCTCATTTCCTGTTCAACCTCTTCGGGGTCATGTGGGTACTGGCCATATTCCCGTTATTTTTAGGCTGGGTTGCCCGATTAAGTATTTACCTGGGAATCGGGGATCCATTTAACAACGTGGGATCGGTTCCGGTGGCACTATCGTTGTTCCACACCTGTTTTAATGTGGCTAACGTACTTATACTGATCTGGTTTATCAAAGTGATCGCTAAACTCGTCACCCGCATCATCAAATCAAAAGAATCGGCAGACGATGCCTTCACCTTGAAGCATATCAAAATCGGATTATTATCCACCCCGGACGCCTCCCTGTTCCAAGCCAAACAAGAGATTTCTCACTACGCGAAGAACACGCTGGATATGTATCGACAAGTGGTGGAATGCCTGCACACTCCCACGAAGGATTTCGAAAAGAAATTCAATAAAATCGACAAGCTGGAAGACGAGAGTGACGTGGTGGAAGTCGAGATTGCAGATTATCTGACGAAAGTATCGGAGTCCAAATTATCCACGGAGAATTCGCAACGGGTTAGAGCCATGTTCAAGATCGTGTCGGAAATCGAAAGTATCGCCGACTCGTCATTGAACGTAGCCAAAGCGATCGGACGCCGAAATGAACAAAATGTGGAATTCCCCGAGTTCATCGACGAGAAATTACACCACATGATGGCTATCGTGGACGAGTCCCTCGTAGTCATGTGTACCAACCTCTCGATTGAATACAAGGAGGTAAAAGCAAAGAAAGCTTACGAAGTGGAACAAACGATCAACGACTACCGGACAATCCTGCAACAGGAACATCTGACCGCGATCGAAGAAAAGAAATATGATTATGCCACGGGCATTATATACAGTGATATTTTCTTCGAATGCGAGAAGATCGGGGACTACGCGATTAACGTAACCGAAGCAATCAAGGAAATTGGAACAGACAATTAA
- the groL gene encoding chaperonin GroEL (60 kDa chaperone family; promotes refolding of misfolded polypeptides especially under stressful conditions; forms two stacked rings of heptamers to form a barrel-shaped 14mer; ends can be capped by GroES; misfolded proteins enter the barrel where they are refolded when GroES binds) translates to MAKEIKFNVEARDLLKKGVDELANAVKVTLGPKGRNVVIEKKFGAPHITKDGVSVAKEIELSDPYANIGAQMVKEVASKTGDDAGDGTTTATILAQSIINVGLKNVTAGANPMDLKRGIDKAVAEVVKSLEAQKEAVGENYDKIRQVARISANGDDNIGSLIAEAMEKVTKEGVITVEEAKGTETEVKVVEGMQFDRGYISPYFVTDTEKMNAEFEKPYILLYDKKVSTMKELLPLLEPVAQAGRSLVIIAEDVESEALATLVVNRLRGSLKIAAVKAPGFGDRRKEMLEDIAILTGGVVISEEKGLKLETATIDMLGCADKVTIDKENTTIVNGCGSKEAIAERVNQIKKLIEHSTSDYDKEKLQERLAKLAGGVAVLYVGAASEIEMKEKKDRIDDALSATRAAIEEGIVPGGGVAYIRAIESLEKLKGENEDETTGIEIIKRAIEEPLRQIAANAGVEGAVVVNKVREGKKDFGYNARTGVYEHLMKTGVIDPKKVARVALENAASIAGMFLTTECVLVEEKQENPAPAMPPMGGGMPGMM, encoded by the coding sequence ATGGCAAAAGAGATAAAATTTAATGTTGAAGCCCGCGATTTATTGAAAAAGGGTGTTGACGAATTGGCTAACGCGGTGAAAGTAACGCTTGGCCCCAAAGGACGTAACGTGGTAATCGAGAAAAAATTCGGTGCCCCGCACATTACTAAAGACGGTGTTTCCGTGGCAAAAGAGATCGAACTTTCTGATCCGTATGCAAACATCGGTGCACAAATGGTAAAAGAAGTGGCATCTAAAACAGGTGATGACGCCGGAGATGGAACCACAACAGCAACGATCTTGGCTCAATCCATTATCAACGTGGGCTTGAAAAACGTAACTGCCGGAGCAAACCCGATGGATTTGAAGAGAGGTATCGACAAGGCTGTTGCTGAAGTTGTAAAAAGCTTGGAAGCACAAAAAGAAGCCGTTGGGGAAAACTATGACAAAATCCGTCAAGTTGCCCGTATTTCTGCCAATGGAGATGACAACATCGGTTCATTGATCGCAGAGGCCATGGAAAAAGTGACCAAAGAAGGTGTGATCACGGTAGAAGAAGCCAAAGGAACCGAGACTGAAGTGAAAGTAGTTGAAGGTATGCAATTTGACCGCGGTTATATTTCTCCTTATTTCGTAACTGATACGGAGAAAATGAACGCAGAATTCGAGAAACCGTACATTTTGCTTTATGACAAGAAAGTTTCCACGATGAAAGAACTTCTTCCGCTTTTGGAACCGGTTGCTCAAGCCGGACGTTCTTTGGTGATCATCGCAGAAGACGTTGAAAGCGAAGCTTTGGCTACTCTAGTAGTAAACCGTTTGAGAGGTTCGTTGAAGATTGCAGCCGTAAAAGCTCCCGGATTCGGAGACCGTAGAAAAGAAATGCTGGAAGACATTGCCATATTGACAGGTGGTGTCGTGATCTCTGAAGAGAAAGGTTTGAAATTGGAAACGGCCACGATCGACATGTTGGGATGTGCTGACAAAGTTACCATCGACAAAGAAAATACCACGATCGTGAACGGTTGCGGTTCAAAAGAAGCTATCGCGGAACGTGTAAATCAAATCAAGAAATTGATCGAACATTCTACTTCCGACTACGATAAAGAGAAATTACAGGAAAGACTGGCTAAATTAGCCGGAGGAGTTGCCGTACTTTACGTGGGTGCCGCTTCTGAAATCGAAATGAAAGAGAAGAAAGACCGTATCGATGACGCGTTGAGTGCAACCCGTGCCGCTATCGAGGAAGGTATCGTTCCCGGAGGTGGTGTAGCTTACATCCGTGCTATCGAAAGCCTTGAAAAATTGAAAGGCGAGAACGAAGACGAGACCACCGGTATCGAAATCATCAAACGCGCTATCGAAGAGCCGCTTCGTCAAATTGCCGCTAACGCCGGAGTAGAGGGTGCCGTGGTTGTAAACAAAGTAAGAGAAGGTAAGAAAGACTTCGGTTATAACGCTCGTACGGGTGTTTACGAACACTTGATGAAGACGGGAGTTATCGATCCGAAGAAAGTTGCGAGAGTTGCTTTGGAGAACGCCGCTTCTATCGCCGGAATGTTCTTGACCACCGAATGCGTGTTGGTAGAAGAAAAACAAGAAAATCCTGCACCTGCGATGCCGCCGATGGGTGGCGGAATGCCGGGAATGATGTAA
- a CDS encoding co-chaperone GroES, protein MALKTVLNKIIVEPVEAETKTASGIIIPDSAKEKPQKGIVVATGKGKHDEPMEIKVGDSVLFGKYSGTEVHIDDKKYLVMNQSDILVVL, encoded by the coding sequence ATGGCACTTAAGACAGTTCTTAACAAAATCATTGTAGAGCCGGTAGAGGCAGAAACTAAAACTGCATCAGGAATCATTATCCCTGATTCTGCAAAAGAGAAACCACAAAAAGGTATCGTAGTAGCAACCGGGAAAGGCAAACACGACGAACCGATGGAAATCAAAGTAGGTGACTCTGTTTTATTCGGTAAATATTCAGGAACTGAAGTTCATATCGACGACAAGAAGTACCTGGTGATGAATCAATCAGACATTCTGGTGGTTCTTTAA
- the secG gene encoding preprotein translocase subunit SecG → MYIAVSILIFIVCALLILIVLVQNSKGGGLSSSFASSNQIMGVRKTTDFLEKATWTLAGAMLVLCIVSAMVLPRGEQAGQKSAIQEQINTAVPGTQAIPDFGTMNNNNTTTTTGEENNTTSQE, encoded by the coding sequence ATGTACATAGCTGTTTCTATTTTGATCTTTATTGTTTGCGCTTTACTTATATTGATCGTATTGGTGCAAAACTCAAAAGGTGGTGGTTTATCTTCTTCCTTTGCTTCTTCAAACCAAATCATGGGTGTAAGAAAGACAACCGACTTCTTGGAAAAAGCGACATGGACATTAGCTGGGGCAATGCTTGTTTTATGTATTGTATCTGCCATGGTACTCCCCAGAGGTGAACAAGCCGGACAAAAATCTGCTATTCAAGAGCAAATCAATACTGCAGTTCCGGGAACACAGGCCATTCCTGATTTCGGGACGATGAATAACAACAACACGACCACTACAACAGGTGAAGAGAATAACACGACTTCACAAGAATAA
- a CDS encoding LptE family protein, giving the protein MIKKILPVLLLALAFNGCKLQSISYSFSGVSLQHGEKTFSVDYFSNKTAFAPNLGSDFTEALKNYLRSRTNLTELTDNDGDIRFEGQITGFTQTPVDITADEIAAKNRLTISIRVKYTNTKDESGKSDFDTSFSHYEDYGIDENYEAIEPDLIKKITEKIIEDIYNKALTNW; this is encoded by the coding sequence ATGATCAAAAAAATTTTACCTGTATTATTGCTGGCGCTTGCCTTTAATGGATGTAAGCTACAAAGTATCAGTTACTCGTTTTCGGGCGTGTCGTTACAACACGGAGAAAAAACATTTTCAGTAGACTACTTTTCAAACAAAACCGCTTTTGCCCCAAATTTAGGATCAGATTTCACGGAAGCACTAAAAAACTACCTACGCTCTCGAACGAACCTGACCGAATTGACGGATAATGACGGGGATATTCGTTTCGAGGGACAAATCACCGGGTTCACCCAAACCCCGGTTGACATCACGGCTGATGAAATCGCAGCCAAGAACCGGTTGACGATCTCGATCCGGGTGAAATACACGAACACGAAAGATGAATCGGGCAAATCGGACTTCGACACGTCATTCTCGCATTATGAAGACTACGGGATCGATGAAAATTACGAAGCCATTGAACCGGACTTGATAAAGAAAATCACGGAGAAAATTATTGAAGATATTTATAACAAAGCCTTAACAAATTGGTAA
- a CDS encoding sigma-54 interaction domain-containing protein, with protein MEDIRTIKQRFEIIGNDIKLNRAIEKAVQVAPTDFTVLITGESGVGKEIFPRIIHSFSTRKHAQYIAVNCGGIPEGTIDSELFGHEKGSFTGALADRKGYFEVSDGGTIFLDEVGELPLSTQAKLLRVLEAGEFIRVGSSKVQKTNVRVIAATNVDLPTAVKNGKFREDLYYRINTIPISIPALRDRKEDISLLFRKFAADFAEKYRMPPIRLTEDAVQILENYRWPGNVRELKNITEQISILEQERTVDALRLKEYLPAQNNTLPALTSNPESDHSFATEREILYKILFDMKKDMNDLKHLVYDIMQKEHTIKSEPEPSTSIVLRNLYETPQSEFLGQAPQKTISVEKNNHIEDTEAVVEESLSLEEKEKEMIVKALEKNHGKRKLAAQDLGISERTLYRKLKEYDIEI; from the coding sequence ATGGAGGATATCAGAACGATTAAACAACGTTTCGAAATTATCGGGAACGACATCAAGCTAAACCGGGCAATAGAAAAAGCCGTACAGGTGGCACCCACGGATTTTACCGTGCTTATCACGGGAGAGAGTGGAGTGGGGAAAGAGATTTTTCCCCGGATTATCCATAGTTTCAGCACCCGTAAACATGCACAATATATCGCTGTCAACTGCGGGGGAATCCCGGAGGGGACCATTGATTCCGAGTTGTTCGGTCACGAGAAAGGATCGTTCACTGGAGCGCTAGCCGACCGGAAGGGGTACTTCGAGGTCAGTGACGGGGGAACGATTTTTCTGGATGAAGTAGGGGAATTACCATTGTCCACGCAAGCCAAATTGCTGCGTGTACTTGAGGCCGGAGAGTTTATCCGGGTCGGATCGTCGAAAGTGCAAAAAACGAACGTGCGGGTGATTGCCGCCACGAACGTGGACCTACCGACAGCCGTCAAGAATGGGAAGTTCAGGGAAGATCTTTATTACCGGATCAACACGATCCCTATCTCGATCCCGGCACTACGAGACCGGAAAGAAGACATATCCCTCTTGTTCCGGAAGTTCGCGGCTGACTTCGCCGAAAAATATCGTATGCCTCCCATTCGACTTACAGAGGATGCCGTGCAAATACTCGAAAACTACCGGTGGCCGGGAAACGTGCGGGAATTAAAAAATATAACGGAACAAATCTCCATTCTCGAACAGGAAAGAACGGTGGATGCCCTAAGACTAAAAGAGTATCTTCCGGCACAAAATAACACGCTTCCGGCATTAACATCTAACCCGGAAAGCGATCATAGCTTCGCCACGGAACGAGAAATCCTGTACAAAATACTTTTTGACATGAAAAAAGACATGAACGATTTGAAACATCTCGTGTACGACATCATGCAAAAAGAACACACGATAAAGTCCGAACCGGAGCCTTCAACCTCCATCGTTCTCCGAAATTTGTATGAAACCCCGCAATCGGAATTCCTAGGACAAGCCCCGCAAAAGACCATCTCCGTGGAAAAGAACAATCATATCGAAGACACGGAAGCTGTCGTGGAGGAATCTCTTTCACTGGAAGAGAAAGAAAAAGAGATGATCGTGAAAGCCCTGGAAAAAAATCACGGCAAGCGGAAATTAGCCGCACAAGATCTCGGAATATCAGAGAGAACGCTATACCGGAAATTAAAAGAGTACGATATTGAAATTTGA
- a CDS encoding RNA polymerase sigma-70 factor produces the protein MTEGTSIDINGLIRGNEKSFQILFINYYSVLVSFAMKYLESQDVAEDIVQDVFVKIWESREKLGEIDNLSAYLYQMVRFKSFNYLRAEKIRQDATKSFAEELDEIEMNEYIKNETFRIVMQTLEDLPSGSRNVFSRAIQGYSAKEIAEELGIAVETVKKQKQIARRILKEKLGNLFTLFFAMW, from the coding sequence ATGACAGAAGGGACTTCGATAGATATAAATGGTTTGATAAGAGGTAATGAAAAGTCTTTTCAAATACTTTTTATAAACTATTATTCCGTGTTGGTCTCTTTTGCAATGAAATATCTTGAAAGCCAAGATGTTGCAGAAGATATCGTGCAGGATGTCTTTGTGAAGATATGGGAAAGTCGGGAAAAGTTAGGTGAGATTGATAACTTGTCTGCTTATTTGTATCAGATGGTTCGTTTCAAGAGTTTTAATTATTTACGTGCGGAGAAAATTCGTCAAGATGCCACGAAATCTTTTGCGGAGGAATTGGACGAAATCGAGATGAATGAATATATCAAAAACGAAACATTCCGAATTGTCATGCAAACTTTAGAAGATTTGCCATCTGGAAGCAGAAATGTGTTTTCTCGGGCAATACAAGGTTATTCAGCTAAAGAGATAGCTGAAGAGTTGGGAATTGCTGTAGAGACCGTGAAAAAGCAAAAACAAATAGCTCGTAGGATACTTAAAGAGAAATTGGGAAATTTATTTACACTTTTTTTCGCTATGTGGTAA
- a CDS encoding FecR family protein, translating to MRTYKGIPTLLSKALLGTLSGEEECSLKEWREANPENERLYGSVMNAEYMVQKSQEIANVDIVNGYMNVLQKRKRNIRVRRIRRVVSIAAGVVLPLLAAVLWYGTREKMENVQEQVTSVIRHGEVKAELLLADGTTRILSSEVTDSLFRQQGANIVVQNQGVSYQGDSSVVEECYNTLRVPRGGEYSITLSDGSIVYLNSESELRYPVKFVGEDRRVYLSGEAYFDVSKDKEHPFSVDVNGSVVKVLGTSFNVRAYADENEILTTLVQGSVRFSAGKESVVLKPGEQAVLNKSGRVVIKEVDTYLYTAWKNGVFAFEKQRLEEIMNVVARWYDVNIFWENASQKEVTFTGKMKRYDDFSKVVEMLEMTGNTEFVVKENNIFIRENRILYTSFFFLMCHCDVNR from the coding sequence ATGAGAACATATAAAGGAATTCCGACACTTTTATCAAAAGCTCTTTTAGGAACACTTTCCGGAGAGGAAGAATGCTCCTTGAAGGAATGGCGTGAGGCAAATCCGGAGAATGAACGGTTGTACGGAAGTGTGATGAACGCTGAATATATGGTTCAAAAAAGTCAAGAGATAGCAAATGTTGATATTGTGAATGGTTATATGAACGTGCTTCAGAAACGAAAGCGTAATATCAGAGTACGAAGAATTCGTCGAGTCGTAAGTATTGCGGCAGGAGTTGTTCTTCCGTTATTGGCAGCGGTTTTGTGGTATGGAACAAGAGAAAAAATGGAGAATGTACAGGAACAGGTGACAAGCGTTATTCGGCATGGAGAGGTGAAAGCGGAGTTGCTATTGGCGGATGGAACAACACGGATTTTGAGTTCGGAAGTGACCGATTCGTTATTTAGACAACAAGGGGCAAATATTGTCGTGCAAAATCAAGGAGTAAGTTACCAAGGGGATTCTTCTGTTGTGGAAGAATGCTACAACACGTTGCGAGTCCCGCGAGGGGGAGAGTATTCAATCACGTTGAGTGATGGAAGTATCGTGTATCTGAATTCAGAGTCCGAGCTTCGTTATCCTGTGAAATTTGTGGGGGAAGATCGTCGGGTTTATTTGTCCGGAGAGGCTTATTTTGATGTGAGTAAGGATAAAGAACATCCATTTAGCGTGGACGTGAACGGGTCGGTCGTGAAAGTGTTGGGTACGAGTTTCAACGTGCGGGCTTATGCGGATGAGAATGAAATCTTGACGACCTTGGTGCAGGGATCTGTCAGGTTTTCTGCTGGGAAAGAATCTGTCGTTTTGAAGCCGGGTGAACAAGCTGTATTGAATAAGTCAGGACGAGTGGTAATCAAAGAGGTGGATACTTATTTGTACACGGCTTGGAAAAATGGTGTTTTTGCATTTGAAAAACAACGATTGGAAGAGATTATGAATGTAGTTGCCCGTTGGTATGATGTGAATATATTTTGGGAGAATGCCTCCCAAAAAGAGGTGACATTCACGGGAAAAATGAAACGGTATGATGATTTTTCCAAAGTGGTAGAGATGCTTGAAATGACGGGAAACACGGAATTTGTGGTTAAAGAAAATAATATCTTTATTCGAGAAAATAGAATTTTATATACCTCCTTTTTCTTTTTGATGTGTCATTGTGATGTAAACAGATGA